The DNA sequence GGCGAACGCGCGACGGTCGGGACGTGGCCCATTCCCTTGTTTGAAAGCGGCATACTCTTGCTTCTTAGGCTCACGGAGAGTGATGCAGTTAAATTTGAGTTGCTTCGGACTGGCGTATTCGCGGAACAATGCTGCCGCCACTGGGATCTCTGCAATCGATAGCTGATCTATGATACCATTAGTGTCTGCTTCCTGTCCTACTATGTCATGATAAGCTTACCAAGTGGATGAGGAATTCCTTGTGGTGTCACCGCGGCAGCTGCGGCACTGTCGTAGTCTTCCTTACGAAAGATCGTGTAACCGGGGATCGATGTTGTGTCTGGCGCCATGGTGTATGTGGTTTTGGTGAACAATGTGGTACTAGTTGACTGGGATGGCCATGCCAAAGTAGGTTTGTGGGACAGCGGGCAGATGGCCTTTATATAGCTTCAAAAACCAAGGTATACATTTTACAATCGCGTGAAGCTTCCCTATACGGAAGTTCGAGTCCCGATAACTGAAGAAGACAGGCCGAGTGACTAATATTGGTCTGGTGGCACCGGCGGCTACCGAATTCCAGTCCATTATCATTAAGCAACCCCTAGTATTACGTTTAGAATTCAAGGTTGTGCCTTGTGCAGCGACTAATCATGGGGGATTTGGAAACCCACAAACCAGAAGCCGAGCGATAGAAACCATGGATGGGACCTGCCCCATATAACGACCGTAACTACCTAGACTTTTATTTTGTGGGGCATGCATTCCTTTGTTGATCAATGCTCCTTaggagaagctggaggagacTGGCTAAATCTTGGCGCATCTCACCTCGCCTTATCTTTTGCTAACTCCCCTCTGTTAGATCTCTACACAGTCTCGCAAGCCACTTTACTATCCATACCTCGCTGCTCCCCTGGGTATCACTCATTACTTGTCTGAACAAACAGTCCTGGTGCCTGCAGAGCGCGACACGGCAGTTGTGGACGTAGGTACGATGCAAGAAGCCAACAATTTCCAAAACACCCCCCGCAATTCGGACCCGGCATGATCCACAATGATCGTACCATGTGGACATTCTTTAAAGATTGAGTAAAAGCACCCCCGTTGTGCTATACCTGGTCTAGGAAGTCCAGCCGAACGAACCAACTTGGCGCGTCGGGTATCGAGGGCTCTGGTGGAGACGTTGGCGCAATTCGACGCTATTGGTCAGCTGGCATTGAGCTTTGACAATCAAGCGAGATAGCTTGCCACTACGGTGTTTGTTCATGACTGCCGCCAGAATATGTGGTCTGGAACTGATTTTGAGGGATGAGATGATTTGCTAGACGCTTCAAAGGTATGGTTGGAAAGCATCCCTCGGAACCCGAAGTTATGGAGCTAGGTTCTTAGGGTAAATGTTGATCTTTGCCTGCAGAAAGCCCTATTTTCCACACCCTGTGGTGTTATGTACCTGGCTATCACCAAAGGCTTGGTACAGTATATAAGCTATCACGCATTGCAGCTCTTCTCTGTATAAGATTACTGAATACTACAGTCGCTCCAAACTTTTAGCATGACACAATTAAACTAACGTTACTATAGGCCTGAGCGCACGAAGATCGAGAGGCCCATAATCTGATTCTCGTCCGAGAGTCCAGCCAACCCTCTTCAATACTCCAAGGTCATCGCCAGTAGGGGTTACAAGGAGCGAGAAATAGAAAGGTTCTTCGGGTGTTAGGCTGAAATCGGTAATAACCAAGCCAAAAAGTTTCATAGCCCTGATCGTCTCGGCCGGATCGTCGAACTGGCTGTTGATGGTGTCAACTCTCCCAGTAAGGCaattctcctcttcatctgatGTCTTAAGGCCTATGCAGCCAAACATCAACAGGCTGTTGTCGCCCGACAGGACGAGAGGAACAAGGGGCACCTCGATCTTGATCCAACCACTTTTCACTCGTCCATAGGGGTTTTTGCCGTCTACCTCAATGTGTAAACCCATTACGGACGCTATGGGCTCGGTGGTCACAGAGGACTTACACAAAGGGCCATCAACAGAAGCCCATGACCAGGATGGCGCACGGTACTCACTTACGGCCGTGCATTCTTCAGAAGATTGCCAGCTTAATCCCTGCACCAGAGAGCCATCCCAAAGCCCAGCTACATAAGTGCCCCCCAGCACCTTGCCGTACTCTTGCGCTATGCCAGATATAGCAGGTAATTTGTCGGCAGGATATGTCAGCTTGCACTGACTATAGAGTGCCACTAGCTCATTCCAGTGGGCGCGCTCATTCTCGGGCGGTGCGGGACCATCATATATGCTCTGGTCGGTGATCAATCTGTGGGGGGGCTGGTTTGTATGATCCGCTTTCAATACGTCGATCAGCTCGATGCCATCCTCTGAGATAAAACTTGTTCCACACCCGAAATACACTCTATCCCTCGCGAAAAGCAGGTTCCGGCGGGAAAACAAACGTTCCTGAAATGTCCATCCCCGTTGAGAGAGGGCCTCATCTCTGAATGTCAACAAATCCCACTTGCACATttctgaagaagctgaaagCAAGCAGGCGTCAATGTACCCTCGAGAGTTGTTGCTCGTGTGAGGGAGACGTACGCTGGGCCTGGCCTTTCTGGGGGGCACAAAGTCCCTTCGTGCTACTCGCGGCCCAGGTTGCCGATATGCACAGGTAGGCATTCGCGTAGATTGACCCCATGTTGGAAGATTCTCTCTCCCAGTCTTCCACGTCATCTTGGTAAATACAGAGGCGGTCGATCCACAGGTACTGAACATCGAGAGCTCGTGTCATCAGTCTCGCATCTTGAAAGGTCTGCGGGAGGTCACGAAGGCATATGCCTTCCTTCTTGGACGCCACGTTTGAGCGTGTTGTTGCCGAGGTGCTGTCTCCACCCCAGCAGTAGCTAAGGGTCACATAATGCCCACGAGTCTCCCCATTAAACTCGACGAGCTTGACCAGGTCTCCCGAGGCTTCGGACCCCACATCTATGAGCCTAGTCGGCAGGGGCTTTAGGGCCGTAGCACACGATCGGTGTTGGTTGTTGCAGTCAACGATCCAACTGGCGAAATGATGACATGCAGCAGTATCCAGGGTATCTCTGGGCAGGCGTCCCCGGAACACGGTGGCAAGAGAGTCCCCTGGGCCATATTAGCAACTACTACTAGCGTATATGGAGATTGACTACACCTTCGTCACAGCAAAAGACTATCGCACCTAGTACCAGCACCGTGTGCTGGGCTATATCGCTGGGGGCGAGCCACGTGTTCGTATTGTCAGGAGTGAGCACGATAAAGCCATCGCCGTCAAGCCGCCTAGTCAACTACAAATCGAAATGGGGCTTACTTAATTCTGGTTCGTGCGATATGATCTCTCCTGTCTCGATATCTGAAATCAATCCATCAACCTGGGTCTCAATAATGTAGCAGAGCTCACACCCCGCCGCCGATGCCCCGCGCAAGCTATCTAGACTCGGGTGGTGAGGGACGCCCAGGGCATGCCGTGGTGATCGGTCGTCCTCATTATCTAGTTCAAATAGGATCGCATGACTTCCGAGAGGAAAATGGATCTTTCC is a window from the Aspergillus oryzae RIB40 DNA, chromosome 6 genome containing:
- a CDS encoding uncharacterized protein (predicted protein); the protein is MCKWDLLTFRDEALSQRGWTFQERLFSRRNLLFARDRVYFGCGTSFISEDGIELIDVLKADHTNQPPHRLITDQSIYDGPAPPENERAHWNELVALYTQEYGKVLGGTYVAGLWDGSLVQGLSWQSSEECTAVSEYRAPSWSWASVDGPLCKSSVTTEPIASVMGLHIEVDGKNPYGRVKSGWIKIEVPLVPLVLSGDNSLLMFGCIGLKTSDEEENCLTGRVDTINSQFDDPAETIRAMKLFGLVITDFSLTPEEPFYFSLLVTPTGDDLGVLKRVGWTLGRESDYGPLDLRALRPIVTLV